The following proteins are co-located in the Escherichia fergusonii ATCC 35469 genome:
- the lepA gene encoding translation elongation factor 4, translated as MKNIRNFSIIAHIDHGKSTLSDRIIQICGGLSDREMEAQVLDSMDLERERGITIKAQSVTLDYKASDGETYQLNFIDTPGHVDFSYEVSRSLAACEGALLVVDAGQGVEAQTLANCYTAMEMDLEVVPVLNKIDLPAADPERVAEEIEDIVGIDATDAVRCSAKTGVGVQDVLERLVRDIPPPEGDPEGPLQALIIDSWFDNYLGVVSLIRIKNGTLRKGDKVKVMSTGQTYNADRLGIFTPKQVDRTELKCGEVGWLVCAIKDIHGAPVGDTLTLARNPAEKALPGFKKVKPQVYAGLFPVSSDDYEAFRDALGKLSLNDASLFYEPESSSALGFGFRCGFLGLLHMEIIQERLEREYDLDLITTAPTVVYEVETTSREVIYVDSPSKLPAVNNIYELREPIAECHMLLPQAYLGNVITLCVEKRGVQTNMVYHGNQVALTYEIPMAEVVLDFFDRLKSTSRGYASLDYNFKRFQASDMVRVDVLINGERVDALALITHRDNSQNRGRELVEKMKDLIPRQQFDIAIQAAIGTHIIARSTVKQLRKNVLAKCYGGDISRKKKLLQKQKEGKKRMKQIGNVELPQEAFLAILHVGKDNK; from the coding sequence ATGAAGAATATACGTAACTTTTCGATCATAGCTCACATTGACCACGGTAAATCGACGCTGTCTGACCGTATTATCCAGATCTGCGGTGGCCTGTCTGACCGTGAAATGGAGGCGCAGGTTCTCGATTCCATGGATCTTGAGCGTGAGCGTGGCATTACCATCAAAGCGCAAAGCGTGACGCTGGATTACAAAGCGTCTGACGGCGAAACCTATCAGCTTAACTTTATCGACACCCCGGGCCACGTAGACTTCTCCTATGAAGTTTCCCGTTCGCTGGCTGCCTGTGAGGGTGCATTGCTGGTGGTCGACGCCGGGCAGGGCGTAGAAGCGCAAACCCTGGCAAACTGCTACACCGCGATGGAAATGGATCTCGAAGTAGTGCCGGTACTGAACAAGATTGACCTGCCGGCAGCTGATCCTGAACGCGTAGCAGAAGAAATTGAAGATATCGTTGGTATCGACGCCACCGACGCAGTGCGCTGCTCAGCGAAAACCGGCGTTGGTGTGCAGGACGTTCTCGAACGTCTGGTGCGCGATATTCCGCCGCCGGAAGGCGATCCGGAAGGCCCGTTACAGGCGCTAATTATCGACTCCTGGTTCGACAACTACCTGGGCGTTGTTTCACTTATCCGTATTAAAAACGGCACCCTGCGTAAGGGCGACAAAGTGAAAGTCATGAGTACCGGGCAGACCTATAACGCTGACCGTCTGGGTATTTTCACGCCGAAGCAGGTTGACCGCACTGAACTGAAATGCGGTGAAGTTGGCTGGTTGGTATGTGCGATCAAAGACATCCACGGTGCACCGGTAGGCGATACCTTAACACTGGCGCGTAATCCGGCAGAAAAGGCGCTGCCTGGCTTTAAGAAAGTCAAACCGCAGGTTTACGCAGGCTTGTTCCCGGTAAGCTCTGACGACTATGAAGCCTTCCGTGACGCGCTGGGCAAACTCAGCCTGAATGATGCCTCACTGTTCTATGAGCCGGAAAGCTCCAGCGCGTTGGGCTTTGGTTTCCGCTGCGGCTTCCTCGGCTTGCTGCACATGGAGATCATTCAGGAACGTCTGGAACGTGAATACGATCTGGATCTGATCACCACTGCGCCGACCGTAGTGTATGAAGTTGAAACCACGTCAAGAGAAGTTATTTACGTCGACAGCCCATCGAAGCTGCCAGCGGTAAATAACATCTATGAACTGCGCGAGCCGATTGCAGAGTGTCACATGCTATTGCCGCAGGCATATCTCGGTAACGTTATTACGCTGTGCGTAGAAAAACGTGGCGTACAAACCAACATGGTTTACCACGGTAACCAGGTGGCGTTGACCTACGAGATCCCGATGGCTGAAGTGGTGCTCGACTTCTTCGATCGCCTGAAATCTACCTCGCGTGGTTATGCGTCTCTGGATTACAACTTCAAACGCTTCCAGGCGTCAGACATGGTACGTGTAGACGTATTAATCAACGGTGAACGTGTTGATGCGCTGGCGCTGATCACCCACCGTGATAATTCGCAAAACCGTGGTCGCGAGCTGGTGGAAAAGATGAAAGATCTGATCCCACGCCAGCAGTTTGATATCGCTATTCAGGCAGCGATTGGTACGCACATCATTGCGCGCTCCACCGTGAAACAGCTGCGTAAAAACGTACTGGCTAAATGTTATGGCGGCGATATCAGCCGTAAGAAAAAGCTGCTGCAGAAGCAGAAAGAAGGTAAGAAACGCATGAAGCAGATCGGTAACGTCGAGCTGCCGCAGGAAGCGTTCCTCGCCATTCTGCACGTCGGCAAAGACAACAAATAA
- the lepB gene encoding signal peptidase I, producing the protein MANMFALILVIATLVTGILWCVDKFFFAPKRRERQAAAQAAVGDSLDKATLKKVAPKPGWLETGASVFPVLAIVLIVRSFIYEPFQIPSGSMMPTLLIGDFILVEKFAYGIKDPIYQKTLIETGHPKRGDIVVFKYPEDPKLDYIKRAVGLPGDKVTYDPVSKELTIQPGCSSGQACENALPVTYSNVEPSDFVQTFSRRNGGEATSGFFEVPKNETKENGIRLSERKETLGDVTHRILTVPIAQDQVGMYYQQPGQQLATWIVPPGQYFMMGDNRDNSADSRYWGFVPEANLVGRATAIWMSFDKQEGEWPTGVRLSRIGGIH; encoded by the coding sequence ATGGCGAATATGTTTGCCCTGATTCTGGTGATTGCCACACTGGTGACGGGCATTTTATGGTGCGTGGATAAATTCTTTTTCGCACCTAAACGGCGGGAACGTCAGGCAGCGGCGCAGGCGGCTGTCGGTGACTCACTGGATAAAGCAACGCTGAAGAAAGTTGCGCCGAAGCCTGGCTGGCTGGAAACCGGTGCTTCTGTTTTTCCGGTGCTGGCTATCGTATTGATTGTGCGTTCGTTTATTTATGAACCGTTCCAGATCCCGTCAGGTTCGATGATGCCGACTCTGTTAATCGGTGACTTTATTCTGGTAGAAAAGTTTGCTTACGGCATTAAAGATCCTATCTACCAGAAAACGCTGATCGAAACCGGTCATCCGAAACGTGGCGATATTGTGGTCTTTAAATACCCGGAAGATCCAAAGCTTGATTACATCAAGCGTGCGGTGGGTTTACCGGGCGATAAAGTCACTTACGATCCGGTTTCAAAAGAGCTGACGATTCAGCCGGGATGCAGCTCCGGTCAGGCGTGTGAAAACGCGCTGCCGGTCACCTACTCAAACGTGGAACCGAGCGATTTCGTTCAGACCTTCTCACGTCGTAATGGTGGGGAAGCAACCAGCGGATTCTTTGAAGTGCCGAAAAACGAAACCAAAGAAAATGGAATTCGTCTTTCCGAGCGTAAAGAGACTCTGGGTGATGTGACGCACCGTATTTTGACAGTGCCGATTGCCCAGGATCAGGTAGGGATGTATTACCAGCAGCCAGGGCAACAACTGGCAACCTGGATTGTTCCACCGGGCCAATACTTCATGATGGGTGACAACCGTGACAACAGCGCGGACAGCCGTTACTGGGGCTTTGTGCCGGAAGCGAATCTGGTAGGTCGGGCAACGGCTATCTGGATGAGTTTCGATAAGCAAGAAGGCGAATGGCCGACTGGTGTGCGCTTAAGTCGTATTGGCGGCATCCATTAA
- the rnc gene encoding ribonuclease III, which translates to MNPIVINRLQRKLGYTFNHQELLQQALTHRSASSKHNERLEFLGDSILSYVIANALYHRFPRVDEGDMSRMRATLVRGNTLAELAREFELGECLRLGPGELKSGGFRRESILADTVEALIGGVFLDSDIQTVEKLILNWYQTRLDEISPGDKQKDPKTRLQEYLQGRHLPLPTYLVVQVRGEAHDQEFTIHCQVSGLSEPVVGTGSSRRKAEQAAAEQALKKLELE; encoded by the coding sequence ATGAACCCCATCGTAATTAATCGGCTTCAAAGGAAGCTGGGCTACACTTTTAATCATCAGGAACTGTTGCAGCAGGCATTAACCCATCGTAGTGCCAGCAGCAAACATAACGAGCGTTTAGAATTTTTAGGCGACTCTATTCTGAGCTACGTTATCGCCAATGCGCTTTATCACCGTTTTCCTCGCGTGGATGAAGGCGATATGAGCCGGATGCGCGCCACGCTGGTTCGTGGCAATACGCTGGCTGAACTGGCGCGCGAATTTGAGTTAGGCGAGTGCTTACGTTTAGGGCCAGGTGAACTTAAAAGCGGTGGATTTCGTCGTGAATCTATTCTCGCCGACACCGTCGAAGCATTAATTGGTGGCGTATTCCTCGACAGTGACATTCAAACCGTCGAGAAATTAATCCTTAACTGGTATCAAACCCGTCTGGACGAAATTAGCCCAGGCGATAAACAAAAAGATCCGAAAACGCGCTTGCAAGAATATTTGCAGGGTCGCCATTTGCCGCTACCGACTTATCTGGTAGTCCAGGTACGTGGTGAGGCGCACGATCAGGAATTTACTATCCACTGCCAGGTCAGCGGCCTGAGTGAACCGGTGGTTGGCACAGGTTCAAGCCGTCGTAAGGCTGAGCAGGCTGCCGCCGAACAGGCGTTGAAAAAACTGGAGCTGGAATGA
- the era gene encoding GTPase Era translates to MSNDKSYCGFIAIVGRPNVGKSTLLNKLLGQKISITSRKAQTTRHRIVGIHTEGAYQAIYVDTPGLHMEEKRAINRLMNKAASSSIGDVELVIFVVEGTRWTPDDEMVLNKLRDGKAPVILAVNKVDNVQEKADLLPHLQFLASQMNFLDIVPISAETGLNVDTIAAIVRKHLPEATHHFPEDYITDRSQRFMASEIIREKLMRFLGAELPYSVTVEIERFVSNERGGYDINGLILVEREGQKKMVIGNKGAKIKTIGIEARKDMQEMFEAPVHLELWVKVKSGWADDERALRSLGYVDDL, encoded by the coding sequence ATGAGCAACGATAAAAGTTACTGCGGATTTATTGCTATCGTCGGACGTCCGAACGTTGGCAAATCCACATTGTTGAATAAATTGTTGGGGCAGAAAATCTCCATCACCTCCCGCAAGGCGCAGACAACTCGTCACCGCATTGTGGGGATCCATACTGAAGGCGCGTATCAGGCGATCTACGTCGATACCCCAGGCCTGCATATGGAAGAAAAACGCGCCATTAACCGCCTGATGAACAAAGCGGCGAGCAGTTCCATTGGCGACGTTGAGCTGGTGATTTTTGTCGTTGAAGGCACCCGCTGGACGCCGGACGATGAAATGGTGCTCAACAAACTGCGCGATGGCAAAGCGCCGGTAATCCTCGCGGTGAACAAAGTGGATAACGTGCAGGAAAAAGCCGATCTGCTGCCGCATTTACAGTTCCTGGCAAGCCAGATGAACTTCCTCGATATCGTGCCGATCTCTGCCGAAACCGGGCTGAATGTCGACACTATCGCGGCAATCGTGCGTAAGCATCTGCCTGAAGCGACCCATCACTTCCCGGAAGATTACATCACCGATCGCTCACAGCGTTTTATGGCGTCTGAAATCATCCGCGAAAAACTGATGCGTTTCCTCGGCGCTGAACTGCCGTACTCCGTGACCGTGGAGATCGAACGTTTCGTCTCTAACGAACGCGGTGGTTATGATATCAACGGTTTGATTCTCGTTGAGCGTGAGGGACAGAAGAAGATGGTGATTGGCAACAAAGGGGCCAAGATCAAAACCATCGGAATTGAAGCGCGTAAAGACATGCAGGAAATGTTCGAAGCGCCTGTTCACCTTGAGCTGTGGGTGAAAGTGAAATCCGGCTGGGCTGATGACGAACGCGCACTACGCAGTCTCGGTTACGTTGACGATCTTTAA
- the recO gene encoding DNA repair protein RecO, whose protein sequence is MEGWQRAFVLHSRPWSETSLMLDVFTEESGRVRLVAKGARSKRSTLKGALQPFTPLLLRFGGRGEVKTLRSAEAVSLALPLSGITLYSGLYINELLSRVLEYETRFSELFFDYLHCIQSLAGATGTPEPALRRFELALLGHLGYGVNFTHCAGSGEPVDDTMTYRYREEKGFIASVVIDNKTFTGRQLKALNAREFPDADTLRAAKRFTRMALKPYLGGKPLKSRELFRQFMPKRTVKTHYE, encoded by the coding sequence ATGGAAGGCTGGCAGCGCGCATTTGTTCTGCATAGTCGCCCGTGGAGCGAAACCAGCCTGATGCTGGACGTCTTCACGGAGGAATCGGGTCGCGTGCGTCTGGTTGCCAAAGGCGCACGCTCTAAACGATCTACTCTGAAAGGTGCATTACAGCCCTTCACTCCTCTCTTGCTACGTTTCGGCGGGCGTGGCGAAGTCAAAACGCTGCGCAGTGCTGAAGCTGTCTCGCTGGCGCTGCCATTAAGCGGTATCACCCTTTACAGTGGTTTGTACATTAACGAACTTCTCTCCCGCGTGCTGGAATACGAGACGCGCTTCTCAGAACTCTTTTTCGATTACTTGCACTGCATTCAGTCTCTTGCAGGTGCCACTGGTACGCCAGAACCCGCGCTGCGCCGCTTTGAACTGGCACTGCTCGGTCATCTGGGTTATGGCGTCAATTTTACCCATTGTGCGGGTAGCGGCGAGCCGGTAGATGACACCATGACGTATCGTTATCGCGAAGAAAAAGGGTTTATCGCAAGCGTCGTTATCGACAATAAAACGTTCACTGGAAGGCAGTTAAAAGCGTTAAACGCGCGGGAATTTCCTGACGCAGACACACTACGCGCCGCGAAACGCTTTACCCGCATGGCGCTTAAGCCGTATCTTGGCGGTAAACCATTAAAGAGCAGGGAACTGTTCCGGCAGTTTATGCCTAAGCGAACGGTGAAAACACATTATGAATGA
- the pdxJ gene encoding pyridoxine 5'-phosphate synthase codes for MAELLLGVNIDHIATLRNARGTAYPDPVQAAFIAEQAGADGITVHLREDRRHITDRDVRILRQTLDTRMNLEMAVTEEMLAIAVETKPHFCCLVPEKRQEVTTEGGLDVAGQRDKMRDACKRLADAGIQVSLFIDADEEQIKAAAEVGAPFIEIHTGCYADAKTDAEQAQELARIAKAATFAASLGLKVNAGHGLTYHNVKAIAAIPEMHELNIGHAIIGRAVMTGLKDAVAEMKRLMLEARG; via the coding sequence ATGGCTGAATTACTGTTAGGCGTCAACATTGACCATATTGCAACGCTGCGTAACGCACGTGGTACTGCTTACCCGGATCCGGTGCAGGCGGCGTTTATTGCTGAGCAGGCGGGGGCGGATGGCATTACCGTGCATCTACGTGAAGATCGTCGCCACATTACCGACCGCGACGTGCGCATCCTGCGTCAGACGCTGGATACCCGCATGAATCTGGAGATGGCGGTGACCGAAGAGATGCTGGCGATCGCCGTTGAAACAAAGCCGCATTTTTGCTGCCTGGTACCTGAAAAGCGCCAGGAAGTCACAACCGAAGGTGGCCTGGACGTCGCAGGGCAGCGTGACAAAATGCGCGATGCCTGTAAACGTCTGGCGGATGCCGGGATTCAGGTTTCTCTGTTTATCGACGCCGATGAAGAGCAGATCAAAGCCGCGGCAGAGGTTGGCGCACCGTTCATCGAGATCCACACCGGTTGCTATGCTGATGCCAAAACTGACGCCGAACAGGCGCAAGAGCTGGCGCGTATCGCCAAAGCCGCGACCTTTGCCGCTAGTCTCGGTCTGAAAGTTAACGCTGGTCACGGTCTGACCTATCACAACGTGAAAGCCATTGCCGCCATCCCTGAGATGCATGAACTGAATATCGGTCATGCCATTATTGGTCGTGCAGTGATGACCGGACTGAAAGATGCGGTGGCAGAAATGAAGCGTTTGATGCTGGAAGCGCGTGGCTAA
- the acpS gene encoding holo-ACP synthase, whose protein sequence is MAILGLGTDIVEIARIESVIARSGERLARRVLSDNEWEIWKTHHQPVRFLAKRFAVKEAAAKAFGTGIRNGLAFNQFEVFNDELGKPRLRLWGEALKLAEKLGVVNMHVTLADERHYACATVIIES, encoded by the coding sequence ATGGCAATATTAGGTTTAGGTACGGATATTGTGGAGATCGCTCGCATTGAATCGGTGATCGCCCGATCCGGTGAGCGCCTGGCTCGCCGCGTATTAAGCGATAACGAATGGGAAATCTGGAAAACGCACCACCAGCCAGTGCGTTTTCTGGCGAAGCGTTTTGCTGTGAAAGAAGCGGCAGCAAAAGCGTTTGGCACCGGGATCCGCAATGGTCTGGCGTTTAATCAGTTTGAAGTATTCAACGATGAGCTCGGCAAACCACGGTTGCGGCTATGGGGTGAGGCGTTAAAACTGGCGGAAAAACTCGGCGTTGTAAATATGCATGTAACGCTGGCAGATGAGCGCCACTATGCTTGTGCCACGGTAATTATCGAAAGTTAA
- the shoB gene encoding type I toxin-antitoxin system toxin ShoB, whose product MTDCRYLIKRVIKVVIAVLQLILLFL is encoded by the coding sequence ATGACTGATTGCCGATACCTGATTAAACGGGTCATTAAAGTCGTCATTGCTGTTTTACAGCTGATCCTTCTGTTCTTGTAA
- the yfhL gene encoding 4Fe-4S dicluster ferredoxin YfhL, giving the protein MALLITKKCINCDMCEPECPNEAISMGDHIYEINSDKCTECVGHYETPTCQKVCPIPNTIVKDPAHVETEEQLWDKFVLMHHADKI; this is encoded by the coding sequence ATGGCGCTGTTAATCACTAAAAAATGCATCAATTGTGATATGTGTGAACCCGAATGCCCGAATGAGGCGATTTCAATGGGCGATCATATCTACGAGATTAACAGCGATAAGTGTACCGAGTGCGTAGGGCACTACGAGACACCAACCTGCCAGAAGGTGTGCCCGATCCCTAATACTATTGTGAAAGATCCGGCGCATGTCGAGACAGAAGAGCAGTTGTGGGATAAATTTGTGCTGATGCACCACGCGGATAAGATTTAA
- a CDS encoding MurR/RpiR family transcriptional regulator, with amino-acid sequence MNGLLRIRQRYQGLAQSDKKLADYLLLQPDTARHLSSQQLANEAGVSQSSVVKFAQKLGYKGFPALKLALSEALASQPESPSVPIHNQIRGDDPLRLVGEKLIKENTAAMYATLNVNSEEKLHEGVAMLRSARRIILTGIGASGLVAQNFAWKLMKIGFNAAAVRDMHALLATVQASSPDDLLLAISYTGVRRELNLAADEMLRVGGKVLAITGFTPNALQQRASHCLYTIAEEQATNSAAISACHAQGMLTDLLFIALIQQDLELAPERIRHSEALVKKLV; translated from the coding sequence ATGAACGGCTTACTTCGTATCCGTCAGCGTTACCAGGGGCTTGCCCAGAGTGATAAAAAACTGGCGGACTATTTGCTACTACAACCTGATACGGCGCGCCATTTAAGCTCTCAGCAACTGGCCAACGAAGCCGGAGTCAGTCAGTCCAGCGTCGTGAAGTTCGCGCAAAAACTCGGCTATAAAGGTTTTCCGGCATTGAAGTTGGCGTTGAGTGAAGCGCTGGCAAGCCAGCCGGAATCCCCTTCTGTGCCCATTCATAACCAAATCCGTGGTGATGATCCGTTACGGCTGGTCGGCGAAAAACTGATTAAAGAAAATACTGCCGCCATGTACGCAACGCTAAACGTTAATAGTGAAGAGAAACTGCATGAAGGCGTGGCAATGTTGCGCTCTGCGCGGCGGATAATTCTGACCGGTATTGGCGCTTCGGGTCTGGTGGCGCAAAACTTTGCCTGGAAGCTGATGAAGATTGGCTTCAATGCCGCCGCAGTGCGCGATATGCATGCGCTACTCGCCACAGTCCAGGCGTCGTCCCCTGACGATCTGTTATTAGCCATTTCCTACACTGGTGTACGACGCGAGTTAAACCTGGCGGCAGATGAGATGCTGCGAGTGGGCGGAAAAGTACTGGCGATTACCGGCTTTACTCCCAATGCCCTGCAACAACGCGCTTCTCACTGCCTGTATACCATTGCCGAAGAACAAGCGACAAACAGTGCTGCAATCTCTGCTTGTCACGCTCAGGGAATGTTAACGGATTTACTGTTCATTGCTCTGATTCAGCAGGATCTGGAGCTGGCACCAGAACGTATTCGTCATAGTGAAGCGCTGGTGAAAAAACTGGTTTGA
- the yfhb gene encoding phosphatidylglycerophosphatase C — MATHERRVVFFDLDGTLHQQDMFGSFMRYLLRRQPLNALLVLPLLPVIAIALLIKGRAARWPMSLLLWGCTFGHSEARLQALQADFVHWFRDNVTAFPLVQERLTTYLLSSDADIWLITGSPQPLVEAVYFDTPWLPRVNLIASQIQRGYGGWVLTMRCLGHEKVAQLERKIGTPLRLYSGYSDSNQDNPLLYFCQHRWRVTPRGELQQLE, encoded by the coding sequence TTGGCAACTCACGAGCGTCGTGTGGTGTTTTTTGACTTAGATGGAACATTGCATCAGCAGGATATGTTCGGCAGTTTTATGCGTTATTTACTGCGTCGCCAACCGCTGAATGCATTACTTGTCCTGCCGTTGTTGCCGGTCATTGCCATCGCGTTATTGATAAAAGGTCGTGCAGCACGATGGCCGATGAGTCTGCTTCTTTGGGGATGCACTTTTGGTCACAGTGAAGCGCGTTTACAGGCGTTGCAGGCTGATTTTGTGCACTGGTTTCGCGACAATGTTACCGCTTTTCCGCTTGTCCAGGAGCGTTTGACTACCTACCTGTTAAGTTCCGATGCGGATATTTGGTTGATCACAGGATCTCCGCAGCCGCTGGTTGAAGCGGTTTATTTCGATACGCCCTGGCTGCCGCGGGTTAATCTTATCGCCAGCCAAATTCAGCGTGGCTATGGTGGTTGGGTATTGACGATGCGTTGTCTGGGACATGAAAAGGTCGCGCAACTGGAGCGCAAAATCGGCACGCCGCTGCGGCTGTACAGTGGCTATAGCGACAGTAATCAGGACAACCCGCTGCTTTATTTCTGCCAGCATCGTTGGCGGGTAACCCCGCGCGGTGAACTCCAGCAACTGGAATAG
- the tadA gene encoding tRNA adenosine(34) deaminase TadA — MSEVEFSHEYWMRHALTLAKRAWDEREVPVGAVLVHNNRVIGEGWNRPIGRHDPTAHAEIMALRQGGLVMQNYRLIDATLYVTLEPCVMCAGAMIHSRIGRVVFGARDAKTGAAGSLMDVLHHPGMNHRVEITEGILADECAALLSDFFRMRRQEIKAQKKAQSSTD; from the coding sequence TTGTCTGAAGTCGAATTTAGCCACGAATACTGGATGCGTCACGCGCTGACGCTGGCGAAGCGTGCCTGGGATGAGCGGGAAGTGCCGGTCGGCGCGGTATTAGTGCATAACAATCGTGTTATTGGCGAAGGCTGGAATCGTCCGATTGGTCGACATGATCCCACCGCACATGCAGAAATCATGGCTCTGCGGCAGGGCGGTCTGGTGATGCAAAATTATCGTCTGATCGACGCCACATTGTATGTCACGCTTGAGCCATGTGTAATGTGTGCCGGAGCAATGATCCACAGTCGCATTGGTCGCGTGGTCTTTGGTGCGCGTGACGCGAAAACGGGCGCTGCGGGATCTTTAATGGATGTGCTGCACCATCCGGGTATGAATCACCGAGTGGAAATTACAGAAGGAATACTGGCGGATGAGTGCGCGGCGTTGCTCAGTGACTTCTTTCGCATGCGCCGACAGGAAATTAAAGCGCAGAAAAAAGCGCAATCCTCGACGGATTAA
- the mltF gene encoding membrane-bound lytic murein transglycosylase MltF: protein MKKLKINYLFIGILALLLAVALWPSIPWFGKADNRIAAIQARGELRVSTIHTPLTYNEINGKPFGLDYELAKQFAEYLGVKLKVTVRQNISQLFDDLDNGNADLLAAGLVYNSERVKNYQPGPTYYSVSQQLVYKVGQYRPRTLGNLTAEQLTIAPGHVVVNDLQTLKETKFPELSWKVDDKKGSAELMEDVIEGKLDYTIADSVAISLFQRVHPELAVALDITDEQPVTWFSRLDGDNTLSAALLDFFNEMNEDGTLARIEEKYLGHGDDFDYVDTRTFLRAVDTVLPQLKPLFEKYAEEIDWRLLAAIAYQESHWDAQATSPTGVRGMMMLTKNTAQSLGITDRTDAEQSISGGVRYLQDMMSKVPESVPENERIWFALAAYNMGYAHMLDARALTAKTKGNPDSWADVKQRLPLLSQKPYYSKLTYGYARGHEAYAYVENIRKYQISLVGYLQEKEKQATEAAIQLAQDYPAVSPTELGKEKFPFLSFLSQSSSNYLTHSPSLLFSRKGSEEKQN from the coding sequence TTGAAAAAATTAAAGATTAATTATCTGTTCATCGGCATTCTGGCACTGCTGCTCGCGGTCGCTCTCTGGCCATCCATTCCCTGGTTTGGTAAAGCCGACAACCGTATCGCCGCCATTCAAGCGCGGGGAGAGTTGCGTGTGAGCACTATTCATACCCCACTGACTTATAACGAAATCAACGGGAAACCTTTTGGCCTGGATTACGAACTGGCGAAACAGTTTGCCGAGTACCTCGGCGTAAAACTGAAAGTGACCGTGCGGCAGAATATCAGCCAGCTGTTTGACGACCTCGATAACGGCAACGCCGATCTGCTGGCTGCAGGACTGGTTTATAACAGTGAGCGGGTAAAAAATTATCAGCCTGGCCCTACCTACTATTCCGTGTCACAACAACTGGTTTATAAAGTGGGTCAGTATCGCCCGCGTACGCTGGGCAATCTGACAGCGGAGCAACTTACCATCGCACCAGGCCATGTAGTGGTTAACGATCTCCAGACCCTGAAAGAAACAAAATTCCCGGAATTAAGCTGGAAGGTAGACGACAAAAAAGGCTCAGCAGAATTAATGGAAGATGTCATCGAAGGAAAACTCGATTACACCATTGCTGATTCTGTCGCCATCAGCCTGTTTCAGCGCGTTCACCCGGAACTCGCTGTAGCGCTTGATATCACCGACGAACAGCCGGTGACCTGGTTTAGCCGATTAGATGGCGATAATACCCTTTCTGCCGCTCTGCTCGACTTCTTCAACGAAATGAATGAAGACGGCACGCTGGCACGCATTGAAGAGAAATACCTGGGGCATGGCGATGATTTTGATTACGTCGATACGCGCACGTTTTTACGCGCCGTCGATACCGTACTGCCTCAGTTGAAACCGCTGTTTGAGAAGTACGCCGAAGAAATTGACTGGCGTTTGCTGGCCGCTATTGCTTATCAGGAATCGCACTGGGATGCGCAGGCCACTTCACCGACGGGCGTGCGCGGCATGATGATGTTAACCAAAAATACCGCGCAAAGCCTCGGCATTACGGATCGTACCGATGCCGAACAGAGCATCAGCGGCGGTGTGCGTTATTTGCAGGATATGATGAGTAAAGTGCCGGAAAGTGTGCCGGAGAACGAACGGATCTGGTTTGCCCTCGCCGCGTACAATATGGGCTATGCGCATATGCTGGATGCCCGCGCCCTGACGGCAAAAACTAAAGGTAATCCTGACAGTTGGGCTGACGTGAAACAGCGCCTGCCTTTACTTAGCCAGAAACCCTATTACAGCAAGCTGACTTACGGCTACGCACGTGGGCATGAAGCCTACGCTTATGTCGAAAATATTCGTAAGTATCAGATTAGCCTGGTGGGGTATCTGCAAGAGAAAGAGAAGCAGGCTACAGAAGCGGCGATACAACTGGCGCAGGATTATCCGGCAGTATCGCCAACGGAGCTGGGCAAAGAGAAATTTCCTTTTCTCTCGTTTCTTTCCCAGTCGTCATCAAACTATTTGACCCACTCTCCCTCTCTGCTGTTTTCCAGGAAAGGGAGTGAAGAGAAACAAAATTAA